ATGAACGGCTTGTCTCCCATCATTTTCATGGTTAAATTATACCATAAAAACAGGGGAAAAACCAGTATTGGCGCGGTTTGTAGCAACTTTTTGTTCAACAAATTGCGCCTGGTTTTACTGGTTTAATCGCCTTGGGTTGTTCAATTGCTAAGCCTTCTAATAACCATTTCAATTCCTGCCAGGTAAGAGATTTGATTTGCTCTGTCGATCGGGGCCATTGGAAGCTTCCGTTTTCAAGACGTTTATACAAGAGGATGAATCCATCGCCTTCCCAAAGCAGTGCTTTGAGGCGATCACGTCTTCTGCCACAGAACAGATAGAGTCTAGGGGTAAAAGGGTCCATTCCGAAGGTTTCTTGAACAAGGGCAGCAAGACCGTCTATCGATTTGCGCATATCTGTATAGCCACAGGCAA
This DNA window, taken from Desulfuribacillus stibiiarsenatis, encodes the following:
- the tnpB gene encoding IS66 family insertion sequence element accessory protein TnpB (TnpB, as the term is used for proteins encoded by IS66 family insertion elements, is considered an accessory protein, since TnpC, encoded by a neighboring gene, is a DDE family transposase.) gives rise to the protein ACGYTDMRKSIDGLAALVQETFGMDPFTPRLYLFCGRRRDRLKALLWEGDGFILLYKRLENGSFQWPRSTEQIKSLTWQELKWLLEGLAIEQPKAIKPVKPGAIC